One genomic region from Candidatus Nitrosopumilus koreensis AR1 encodes:
- a CDS encoding aconitase X swivel domain-containing protein: MKVLVSGKVEGTVLKSRDAINFLGTVDKKTGVISDKSHDLYQKSIKDTILVFPSGVGSSVGAYTIYSIKSNGTAPLAMICQKADLTVATGCALANIPLVILSEKEFSSINNGMKLSLDTDSANPIHYQ; this comes from the coding sequence ATGAAGGTATTAGTTTCAGGAAAAGTTGAAGGGACCGTCCTAAAATCAAGAGATGCCATTAATTTTCTAGGTACGGTAGATAAAAAAACTGGAGTCATTAGTGACAAAAGTCATGACCTATATCAAAAATCAATCAAAGATACGATTCTAGTTTTTCCTTCAGGTGTTGGAAGTAGTGTTGGCGCATATACAATTTATTCTATCAAATCAAATGGTACTGCACCTCTTGCAATGATTTGTCAAAAGGCAGATCTTACAGTGGCTACTGGGTGTGCACTTGCAAACATACCACTAGTAATTCTATCTGAGAAAGAATTTTCTTCAATTAATAACGGAATGAAATTATCACTTGACACTGATTCTGCTAATCCAATTCACTATCAATAA
- the rqcH gene encoding ribosome rescue protein RqcH: MALSGIELRYLVDKISEQVEDYYVSNIYGITKDSILFKLHHTEKSDLFMMISTSGVWLTEVKIDQVEPNKLLKRLRSDLLRLKLKKIKQIGAERIAYFTFEGFGKEFVLVGEFFGDGNILLCNDEMKILALQHSIDVRHRKLSVGLEYVTPPQSGLDIFNLSESDFEDIKTTELVAAKWFGRTLGLPKKYVEGIFEIANVDPKKIGNLLTDLEIKRIFETTKKIVSDIISENHDPVIVRNEKTEVLPIQLGKLEGNVTKTNSFIEGLDTVFTQNIVEKGKSIQSSGSSKKIKELQTQISEQEKAIETVKERSKNITNVANSLFEMVSKGIISIEDASAQEILSNNNAKLITEKGIPLIVIQDEKIKINIKAPLQSIASTLFNEAKKQSGAISSIEEIKSKTLKKLEKLQNKTDSEKDSVLVSEIRKKNWYERYRWFYTSDGFLVIGGRDAASNSAVVRKHLAKNDKIFHGDIFGSPFFIIKDAQNAPDTSMNEVAHATVCFSRAWREGMYGVSAYWVNPEQVKKSAPSGEFLPKGSFTIEGQRNFIKSGNLKLAVGIIPQEDGYALTCGPPDPIKKNSICYAIIEPQGIEMVDAAKKIKIEFLKIHEEITKKISIDEFVRVMPAGKSQVKDVSRGEADIQNFIDSELD; the protein is encoded by the coding sequence TATGTAAGTAACATCTATGGGATAACAAAAGACAGCATACTCTTCAAGCTACATCATACTGAAAAGAGTGATCTCTTCATGATGATCTCGACTTCAGGAGTTTGGTTAACTGAAGTAAAAATTGATCAAGTGGAACCAAACAAGCTACTCAAAAGATTACGAAGTGATCTTCTCAGGTTAAAATTAAAAAAGATAAAACAGATTGGGGCAGAACGAATTGCGTACTTTACATTTGAAGGATTTGGAAAAGAGTTTGTGTTAGTTGGTGAATTTTTTGGTGATGGGAATATCTTACTCTGTAATGATGAAATGAAGATTCTAGCATTGCAGCATTCAATTGATGTAAGACACAGAAAGCTAAGTGTAGGTTTAGAATATGTCACGCCTCCTCAAAGTGGGCTGGACATTTTTAATTTATCAGAATCTGACTTTGAAGATATTAAAACTACTGAACTGGTCGCAGCAAAATGGTTTGGAAGAACTCTGGGTTTACCAAAAAAATATGTTGAAGGTATTTTTGAAATTGCAAACGTAGATCCAAAAAAAATTGGAAATCTCTTAACTGATTTAGAAATTAAAAGAATCTTTGAGACCACAAAAAAAATTGTTTCAGATATTATTTCAGAAAATCATGATCCTGTAATTGTAAGAAATGAAAAAACAGAAGTTTTGCCAATCCAGCTTGGAAAATTAGAAGGTAATGTTACTAAAACAAACAGCTTCATAGAAGGACTAGATACTGTTTTTACACAAAACATCGTAGAGAAAGGAAAATCCATCCAATCAAGTGGTTCTAGTAAGAAGATAAAGGAACTCCAAACCCAAATTTCTGAGCAAGAAAAAGCAATTGAAACAGTAAAAGAGAGATCAAAAAATATCACAAATGTAGCAAATTCTCTTTTTGAGATGGTCTCAAAAGGAATTATATCAATTGAGGATGCATCGGCCCAAGAAATTTTATCAAATAACAATGCAAAACTGATTACTGAAAAAGGAATTCCACTAATTGTAATTCAGGATGAAAAAATAAAGATAAACATCAAAGCTCCTCTTCAGTCAATTGCATCTACATTATTTAATGAAGCAAAGAAGCAGTCAGGTGCAATCAGCTCAATCGAAGAGATCAAATCAAAAACCTTGAAAAAATTAGAAAAATTACAAAATAAAACGGACTCTGAAAAAGATTCAGTTCTGGTTTCTGAAATTAGAAAGAAGAATTGGTATGAAAGGTATAGGTGGTTTTACACATCTGATGGATTTTTGGTAATTGGTGGCAGAGATGCTGCATCAAACTCAGCTGTTGTAAGAAAACATTTGGCCAAAAATGATAAAATTTTTCACGGTGACATTTTCGGTTCTCCATTTTTTATTATCAAAGATGCACAAAATGCACCTGATACTAGTATGAATGAAGTTGCACATGCTACAGTTTGTTTTAGTAGAGCATGGAGAGAAGGAATGTATGGTGTAAGTGCATACTGGGTTAATCCAGAACAAGTGAAAAAATCTGCTCCAAGTGGAGAATTTCTTCCAAAAGGATCATTTACAATTGAAGGACAGAGAAATTTCATTAAGAGTGGAAATCTCAAACTAGCTGTGGGAATTATACCGCAAGAAGATGGCTATGCGTTAACATGCGGCCCTCCAGATCCAATTAAAAAAAACTCGATCTGTTATGCAATAATTGAACCTCAAGGAATTGAGATGGTGGATGCTGCAAAAAAAATTAAGATAGAGTTCTTAAAAATTCATGAAGAAATTACTAAAAAAATTAGTATTGATGAATTTGTTCGTGTAATGCCTGCAGGAAAAAGCCAGGTAAAAGATGTGAGTAGGGGCGAAGCAGATATTCAAAATTTTATTGATAGTGAATTGGATTAG